Genomic segment of Bacteroides stercoris ATCC 43183:
AAGTGGTGAAGCTCGGCGAGAACGGCATTACGGAAAAGGATATTCTTATCCACGATGCCCATTGCGAGGACAACACCCTGCAACTGAAACTTGCCCTGATGGAAGGCCCTGACTTCCCGATTGCCCTCGGCGTAATCCGCGATGTGGAAGCTCCCACCTACGATGATGCCGTACATGCACAAATCGAAGAGGTATCCGCCAAGAAAAAGTATCACAACTTTGAGGAACTGCTGATGACCAATGATACCTGGGAAGTGAAATAACCTCCACGGAACAGGAATTCAGTTTACACACATTCCCCCTTCACCCTCCACATCCCTTTATCCATAAGGGACAGCGGGTGAAGGGGGCTTTTTATATCCCGATTGGCCATAAAGAAACAAGCGGCATCAGCTCTCCAAAGGCAGAGGCAAAATACCGATATGCCTCAGCATAAAGGTGACAATACACTGTATAAAACCCCGTTGCGCATCTACTAAAACCCCGTTTTCCAACTGCGGGCCGTGCGGTTGCCAATTGCGGGCTGTACGGTTGCCAGCTGCGGGCCGGACAGCCCGCAACCGGAAAACGAAGAAATACATAAGGGACAAGCACATTTTACAAGGTGCATCGGGAAGTTTTCCACCAGGCATTGGCACATTATACCCGGGAGATTGCCCCGCTCACACGCGGTATAATCCTATTTTCCACACGGTCTTCCGGATGCAGGCACAAAGTATAATCCGCCGGAAAACCGCCGGAATAAGATGCAAACGCCACAAGTGTGGAATGGCAACCTGCAAGTGTGGATTTTTTCCACAACATTCCACAACCTGCATACACATATTATAAGTATTTATAAAAAAACAATGAACTGAATATCATAGGCATAAATACTTTGCATAGTCTACGTATCTTTTTTGGCATACTGCTTGCTTATAACAAATACAAATAAAATCCAACAGATTTAATTGTACAAGGAAATAATCATTGTGGAAATATGAAGTCTATCAAGAAAAAACGGAGTATGGCTTCGCACAGGAAGCTGCATTTTCAAAAGGTATTAGGTAGTATGATTGTGGCATTGGCGCTTCTGTTTGCAGGAAGTGCCGGTGCGCAGGAAACCAAAACAATCAAAGGTATGGTAAGGGATGTGACGGGAGAGCCGCTTATCGGCGCCAGCGTCATAGAGAAAGGAACCAACAACGGTGTCATTACCGATGTGGACGGAAACTTTACACTGACCGTGCCTGCCGATGCAACGCTGTCCATAGCCTATATGGGCTATGCCACCCGCGAAATACATCTGGCAAAACGCAAGAAGCAGGGCGACCTGAGGGTAACGCTGAGAGAGGACTCGCAACAGTTGAAAGAGGTGGTTGTCACGGCCATGGGTATCAAGAAGGATACCAAACGGCTGGGTTACGCGGTGAGCACTATCGAATCGGACGAGATAGTGAAGGCGGGAGCAACCAACTTTGCATCCGCCATGTACGGTAAGGCGCCGGGCATCCGCATCACGCAGACGCAGGGCGGTTCCGCCGGAGCCGTGTCTATCAATGTACGCGGACTCACGTCCATCACCGGAAACAACCAGCCGCTCATCATCCTGGACGGCGTGCCCATCCGTAACGGCGGAACGGGCAAGAGTACCGACTTTGCCGAGTTCGGCAACGACGGACAGATACGTTCCAACGGTCTGGTGGACATCAACCCCGAAGATATTGAAAGCGTAAGTGTGCTGAAAGGCGCTTCGGCCACGGCACTTTACGGTTCGGAAGCGGCAAACGGCGCGGTGGTTATCACCAGCAAACGCGCCAAAAGCGGCAAACTGACGGTGGACTTCACCGCACAGGTCACCGCCAACCTGCCCGCCTATCTGCCGAAAGTACAGACCGTATACGGCCCGGGACGTTACAACACGGAATACAGCGATTACGAAAAACAAACGGGCGGTTTCTACCAGCGCACCATGAACGGCGAAAGCTACAGAAGTCTGTATAATACGACCATGTCTTTCGGTCCGAAGTACGACGGCAGCGACGTGCTGTACTGGGACGGCAAGATGCGCCCCTACCTGCCGGCTACGGACAATCCGTGGAAAGAGCTGTTCCGCACGGGCTGGAACCAGACCTACAACCTCGCCATCTCGCAGGGTACGGAGACCAGCAGCAACCGCTTCTCCTACACCTTCATGGGTGAAACGCCCAACTCGCTGACGGGCAGCTTCACCAAACATAACTTCAAGCTGACGGGTTCTTACAAACCGGCAAGGACGCTGAACATAGAATACTCGCTGAACTACATCGTGCAGGATGTAAAGGACCGCCCGCAAACATCGCTGAACCTGTACGGCAGTTTCAGCAATATGTTCTCCTCCTTCATGGATATCCCCTATCTGAAGCAGAGCTACGTCACCAGCCTGGGCTACCGCAACACGTACGCAGGCGGCGATGCCACACTGACACCGGACGAAGCCTGGGCATACGACCCGGGATACCTGAACGGCGTATCGAATATGCTCTGGAACATGTATCACCACCACAGCAAGGAGACAGAGAACCGCCTCATCGGTATGATACGCCCCACCTGGCAGATAACCAATTGGCTGAGTCTGCGCGCCCAGCTCTCTACCGACATCACGGACACCAAGCAGACGCTGGAGTACGAGACGGAACGCCCCAACTCCCTGTACGACCCCAGCGGCAGTTTCCAGAACATCAACCGACGCTATGACATCGTGTACGGCGATGTGATGCTGAACTTCAACTACAACATCCGCCGTTTCGACATTGCCGCCACACTGGGCTGGACGGGACGTTACGAAAACATGAACAACATGCGCGTCTCCACCAACGGCGGTCTGGTTACGGAAAACTGGTTCGACCTCAACGCCAGCCGCTACACCGCCAGCAGCACGCTGCAACGTATGGAACTGCTGAAAACGGGATACATGGGTACGCTGAGCCTGGGTTGGGACAACTACCTGTTCCTCGAACTCACCGGGCGTCAGGAACGTTCGTCCACACTGAAGGACCAAAGTTTCTTCTACCCCTCCGCCAACCTCAGTTTCCTGTTCTCGAACGCCTTCCGCATGCCTGCATGGTGGAATCACGGCAAACTCCGCCTCTCCTACGGCGTCGTAGGTAACGCACCGGAAACGTATGCCGCCAACATCATCTACGAGCAGGGTTCGGACAACGGCTTCACATGGAACTACGTTCCTTCTTCGTGGGGAAATGCCAATATCCGCCCCGAAAAGAAGTACGAATACGAAATAGGTTTTGAAAGCAAGTTCCTCAACAACCGGCTGGGCTTCGACGTATCCTACTACAACAACCGCGTGAAAGACCAGATACTCTCCACGCCGCAACCCTCCACATCGGGTGTGAAGTACGTGCTGATGAACGTGGGAGAGGTGGCCAACGAAGGCTGGGACATCTCCGTAAGCGCCACTCCGGTACTGACCAAGAATTTCCGCTGGGACCTGACGGCCAACTACGGCATCTACCGCAACAAGGTCGTGAAGCTCGCCGACGGCGTACCGTACCTCGAAATATCCAACATAGGCGGTGGCGGAGCCAAGATACAGGCCGTAGAGGGACGCCCGATGGGTGACATCTACGTGCAAGTGCCCCAGATGAACGAAAACGGAGAGTATCTCGTATCGGACAAGGGACTTTACATGAACCAGACCGAACTGCAAAAAGTAGGAAACATCAACCCCGACGGCGTAGGCGGTCTGTTCAGCTCGTTCTCCTACAAGAACATCTTCCTGGATTTCAGTATCGACTTCCGCATAGGCGGCGACGTCATCAACGAGATGTACCAGTATTCCACCGCATCGGGTCTGACACCGGAGTCGCTGCAATTCCGCGATACGGAACACGGCGGCCTGTCCTACTACTATCCGGGCAACAACAACGCCAGCGGCGTGCCCGTGCAGGTAGACCCGTCACTGGGTGCAGGGCCTAACGGAGAAACCGTTTATCACGACGGCGTTATCCTGCCGGGCGTAGTGGCCTCCACCGGCGAGAAGAACACGCGCATCATCCCTGCCGGCTACTATTACAACCAGACCTACAACTGGGGTACCCAGCCCGAACAGCTTACGTACCGCCACTCGGTATTCGACAACAGCTATGTGAAGCTGCGCGAGCTGACCATCGGCTACCAGTTTCCGGAAAAGCTGATTTCCAAACTGGGCATGACGCGGCTGAGCGTTTCAGTGTTCGGACGCAACTTGTTTTACTTCTACAAGGCACTGAAGAATTACGATGCGGAATCTTCCGTAGGAACATCCTGGGCAAGCCAGGCGGTAGTGGGCGGCTCCACTACGGCAACACGTAATTTCGGTGTGTCGCTGCGGGCAAGCTTTTAGGAAATAGAGAATTGAAAAATAAGACTTTAGAGTGAATGACAATGGATATGAAAAAGATAAATATAGGAGCGTTCGTTGTAGCGGGAGCCATGCTGATGACAGCTTCCGGCTGTACGGACTCCGACTTCGACAGCAAATACGAAGACCCCTCAAAGGTCAACCAGGTTACCATCAGCAACCTCATGGTGGGAGTTTTCCAGAAAGTGAAAGATTATGACATATATGAGTACGGACGTTTCTTCGGCTTCGACTCACAGTTTGTGGGCAAGTACGCGCAGACCTTCGGCTACAGCTATTCGGGTGGTATGTACAGCCCCGGATATGCGCCTGCCATAGACGGGCAATGGGACAACCTGTATTCGGCACTGATGCAATACCGCAAGATGGAATCGCTGTACAATGAAGAGAACGATACGCAGAAGGCACAGGACGAAGCCTTTATGCTGGCAGCCAAAGTGCAACTGTACGACTTCTTTGCCGCAACGGTGGATATTTTCGGCGACATGCCTTTCTTCAAAGCATGCACCCTGCCGCTGACCAACGACGTAAACGGTTCTTACGCTCCCTACGACAAGGCGGAAGATATTTATAAGACAATCCTTGACGAACTGAAAGACATCGCCCCGCGTTTCCGTTCGGCAACCGTACCGAAAAACTTCAGTACCCAGGACTTCATCAACCTGGGAGATATGGAGAAATGGGAACGCTATGCAAACTCCCTGCGCCTGCGCCTTGCCATGCGTGTAGCCACGCAGGGAGCTTTGCAGGCGGAAGGACGTTCGGTTATCAAGGAGATATTGGAAAACCCCGCCGACTATCCGCTCGTAGAGGAGCAGGGAAACAACATCTTCATCGTCAACCAGAAGTCCGGGCAGCTGAACTTCACCGCCGGCCACGGATTGGGCGACTGGATTACGAACCGTCTTGCTTCGGGCCCTATCATAGACCGTATGCTGAGCCACGGCAACTATGACATGACCAGCAACGATCCGCTAAGCGGCGTCTACGTTAAAGGCGAAGACGACCCCCGCATCCTGCTGAACTACAATCCCGTGAGCATCACCAACCGCGAAACCGGACAAGTGGACGAACACCGTTACCTGGGTACGGACCTCACGGTAGCAGACGAGCTGACGGAGTATTACAGCGCTCAGGCACAAGACGAAGTGAACACCGCCAACAAAGGTTTCTCGCAGATTACCCAAAGAGGCTTTTTCTGGGAAAACGATAAATTCGATATGCTGATAATGGCTTCGCCAGAGATACATTTCCTGAAAGCGGAAGCCTATGCCATGGGGTATGGTGTGGCGCAGGATATGGCGAAGGCGGGAGAGGAATTCAAGACGGCTGTCAGCCAATCCATCGCCCTGTATTACTATTACGATTCGATAGGTTCGGGAGAGAATTGCCGCCGTTACGACGCTCCTACCGATGAAGAGATTGCAGACTTTGCCAATGACAGATGGAACAGTACGGCATACGTGGACAAACTGGACGCCATCATCACGCAGAAATGGCTGCACTTCGGTTTCCTTGTCAGCCGCGAGGCATGGAGTGACATCCGCCGCACAGGCTATCCTTCGGGACTGGTGTTCCCGGAAGTGTCGGGTACTATCCCCAATGTGCCGAACCGCTGGAGATACCCCAGCACGGAAGTGAACTACAATCCGTACTATAAGGATGTAGCCGGCACAGACACGTATACGGAAAAGCTGTTCTGGGCCAAGTGAACAATGAGAGCGAAGCGGGAATGGATATCCTGATGCAGTAACTTGCAAACATAAAAGAGCCGTATCATTACTCACAAACGGAGTTGATACGGCTCTCTTTATGGTTCAATGAACAGTGCCGGGGTTCGGATTGGACGGTCGCAACCGCCCTGCGGATTACAGCTTGTCGCCGAATGCCAAGTCTCCGGCATCGCCCAGCCCCGGTACTATATACGAATGCTCATTCATATCCGGGTCGATAGCGCCGCACCACAAGGAAACCTCGTCGCCGGGGAAGAGTTTCTGCAAGTGCTCTACTCCCTGCCGGCTGGCAATGACGCAGGCAATCTGCAGTTTGGCAGGCGTACCCTTGGTAAGGAAAGCCTTCCAGGCAAGTTCCATGCTTTCGCCCGTAGCAAGCATCGGGTCAACCAGTAACAGAGTCTTGCCGGAAAGGTCGGGAGTGGCGATATACTCGATGTGCACATCCACCGTACGGCACTCTTTATCCTTATAATAACGGTAAGCGGAAACGAAAGCATTGCCCGCACGGTCGAACACATTCAGGAAACCGGCATGCAAGGGAAGCCCGGCACGGAAGACGGTGGCAATCACCACATCATCATCGAAAGTGCTGACAGGGGCTATTCCCAGCGGCGTTTGTACCTGCTTTTCGGAATAGGTGAGTTCCTTACTCATTTCGTACGCCATGATTTCGCCGATGCGTTCGATGTTCCGGCGGAAACGCATACGGTCGGACTGTACTTGCACATCACGTATCTCCGCCATGTATTGGTTCAAGACTGAGTTAGTCTCGGCAAAGTTGATAACTTTCATTATATTATCTGATTAAAATATGTATTGGTTATTCCGTATATTGATAGAACAGAAGTGCAAAGTAAACGAATTCCACTCAATTTGCAACATTCAGTTTGCAGATATTGTTACGGTTCTATAAAAGATTTCCTATTACAGAAAAATTTCTCTAATAGGATGTTTCTTTAAAAATAAAGTATTACTTTTGTAGTCGCAAAAACAAGGGCCTTACTGAACAACGCGGTTTTCCACAAACTCGCCCCCTTGCAATGAAGCATACGAATGCGAAGAGAGATTATAAACCAAATACCAATTTTAAAATCTTAAAAAGAAATGGCAAATTTAGATTTAAGCAAGTACGGTATCAAAGACGTGAAGGAAATCATCCACAACCCGTCTTATGATGTATTGTTCGCTGAAGAGACCAAACCGGGTCTGGAAGGCTTCGAAAAAGGTCAAGTAACTGAACTTGGTGCTGTGAACGTAATGACTGGTATCTATACCGGACGTTCTCCTAAAGATAAATTCTTTGTAATGAACGAAGCCAGCAAGGATTCTGTATGGTGGACTTCAGAAGAATACAAAAACGACAACAAACCCTGCTCTGAAGAAGCATGGGCCGACCTGAAAGCTAAAGCTGTAAACCAGCTGAGCGGCAAGCGTCTGTTCGTTGTCGATACTTTCTGCGGTGCTAACGAAGCTACCCGCATGAAAGTACGTTTCATCATGGAAGTAGCTTGGCAGGCTCACTTCGTAACTAACATGTTCATCCGCCCGACTGCTGAGGAACTTGCTAACTACGGCGAACCTGATTTCGTATCATTCAACGCTTCCAAAGCAAAAGTTGACAACTACAAGGAACTGGGTCTGAACTCTGAAACAGCTACTGTATTCAACTTGAAGACCAACGAACAGGTTATCCTGAACACTTGGTACGGCGGTGAAATGAAGAAGGGTATGTTCTCTATCATGAACTACAAGAACCCGCTTCGCGGTATCGCTTCCATGCACTGTTCTGCCAACACCAACATGGAAGGTACGGACTCTGCTATCTTCTTCGGTCTGTCAGGTACAGGTAAGACTACTTTGTCTACCGACCCGAAACGTCTGCTGATCGGTGACGACGAACACGGATGGGATGACGAAGGTGTATTCAACTACGAAGGCGGTTGCTACGCTAAGGTTATCAACCTCGACAAAGAAAGCGAACCCGATATCTACAACGCCATCAAACGTGACGCTCTGCTGGAGAACGTAACTGTTGACGCTGACGGCAAGATTGACTTCGCCGATAAGAGCACAACTGAAAATACTCGTGTTTCTTATCCTATCTATCACATCAACAACATCGTTAAGCCGGTATCTAAAGGTCCTCACGCTCATCAGGTAATCTTCCTGTCGGCTGATGCCTTCGGTGTATTGCCTCCGGTATCTATCCTGAACCCCGAACAGGCTCAGTACTACTTCCTGTCCGGTTTCACCGCTAAGCTGGCCGGTACGGAACGCGGTATCACAGAACCGACTCCGACATTCTCTGCTTGCTTCGGTGCTGCTTTCCTGAGCTTGCATCCTACTAAATATGCAGAAGAACTGGTTAAGAAGATGAACAAGGTCGGCGCTAAGGCATACTTGGTTAACACCGGCTGGAACGGTAGCGGCAAGCGTATCTCTATCAAAGATACACGTGGTATCATCGACGCTATCCTCGACGGTTCTATCGACAAGGCTCCGACAAAGGTTATTCCTTACTTCGACTTTGTTGTTCCGACAGAATTGCCGGGTGTTGATCCGAAGATTCTTGATCCTCGCGACACTTATGAATGTGCTTGCCAATGGGAAGAAAAAGCAAAAGACCTGGCAGGACGTTTCATCAAGAACTTCGCTAAGTTCACAGGTAACGAAGCCGGTAAGGCTTTGGTTGCTGCTGGTCCGAAACTCTAATAGAACCAGATTATATATTTTAAGGCGGCTTTCGTTCTCGGAAGCCGCTTTTTTTGTTAGATTTGCGAAGAAACAATTTAATAGACAACAGAGAATGAAGAGTGTAAAGGTTATGCTGTTAGGCGCAAGCCTATTGATGCTGTCCGCTTGCGGGCCGCAGGTACAGAAAGAGAGTGAAGCCACAGTTACGGAGAAAAGCAATTCGGAAGCGATAATCGAGACAATCCTATCGCGCCGCAGCGTCCGCAAGTACAAACCGGAAGCTGTGAACCGGGACACGATGAAGGTAATCTTGGAGTGCGGCATCAACGCCCCCAACGGTCAGAACAAACAGTCCTGGGCGGTACGCGTAGTAGACAACCCGGAATTCCTGAACGGGGTAAGTGAAATCTTCAAGCAGAAGAACCCGAAAGCAGCGGAAGACCCCAATTTCAAGAATATGTTCCGCAATGCGCCCACGGTAGTGTTCATCGGAAATGATACTTCGTACGACTGCTCGCAGATAGACTGCGGACTGCTGGGTGAGAATATGGTACTTGCCGCCTGGTCTATGGGCATAGGCTCCTGCTGTCTGGCAAGCCCCACACGCTTTATGACCGATACGCCCGAAGCTGCCGAATACCTCAAAAGACTGGAACTTCCCGAAGGATACCGGCTGCTTTACTGCATTGCTTTCGGATATCCGGATGAAACGCCTGCCGCCAAGCCGAGAGATGCCGCCAAAGCGAAATACGTAGACTGACCGATAAAATAAAAACTTCAGGATACCCCATTGCAATAAAAGAAGGAGTGCTCCACCTTTACAGCGAAGCACTCCTTCTTATATATAACAACTAAAAAGTAAAATCAGTTCTTATTGGCACGCTTGCGCTCTGTCTCATCCAAGATAACCTTACGCATACGCATGGATTTGGGAGTAACCTCTACATACTCGTCTCCCTTGATATATTCCAACGCTTCCTCCAGAGAGAACTGCACCGGCGGAATCAGACGCGCTTTCTCGTCGGAACCGGAAGCACGCATGTTGGTCAGTTTCTTTGATTTGGTAACGTTCACCACAAGGTCGTTATCGTGAGAGTGCTCGCCTACAACCTGTCCGGCATACACTTCTTCCTGCGGGAAGATGAAGAACTTACCGCGATCCTGCAATTTATCGATGGCATAGGCAAAGGCTGTACCCGACTCCATGGCAATGATGGAACCGTTGGTACGGCGTTCGATTTCACCCTTATAGGGTTGGTATTCCTTAAAGCGGTGCGCCATGATAGCTTCACCGGCAGAGGCAGTCAGCACATTGGTACGCAAACCGATAATACCGCGCGACGGCATATTGAACTCAAGGTTCACACGCTCGCCGGCGCTTTCCATTTTCACCATTTCACCTTTACGACGGGTTACCATATCGATAATCTTGCTGGCATACTCTTCGGGAACGTTGACCGTGAGCTCCTCGATAGGCTCGTTCTTCACGCCGTCTATCTCCTTGAAGATAACCTGCGGCTGGCCTACCTGCAACTCATATCCCTCGCGGCGCATCGTCTCAATCAACACGGAAAGGTGAAGCACGCCACGGCCGGACACCACCCACTTTCCGTCTTCCTCGCTCTTGCGTACGCGAAGCGCAAGGTTCTTGTCCAACTCCTTCATCAGACGGTCATGTATATGGCGGGAAGTTACAAACTTACCTTCTTTGCCGAAGAACGGAGAATCGTTGATAGTAAACAGCATACTCATGGTAGGCTCGTCAATGGCGATGGGCGGCAATGCTTCGGGGTTCTCGTAGTCGCAAATCGTATCTCCGATTTCAAACCCTTCGATACCCACTAAGGCGCAGATATCACCGGAAGATACCTCCGATACCTTCACACGGCCCATACCTTCAAACGTATGCAGTTCTTTAATCTTCGACTTGACGATTGTACCATCGCGCTTTGCCAAAGACACGTTCATGCCTTCCCGCAAAGTACCGCGATGTACACGGCCTACGGCGATACGGCCGGTATAAGAGGAGTAGTCCAATGAGGTCACCAGCATCTGCGGCGTACCTTCCAACTGTGTAGGAGCGGGAATGTTCTCCAGAATGCAGTCCAGCAGCGGATAGATATTGTCCGTCGGCTTCTGCCAGTCCGTGCTCATCCAGTTGTTCTTTGCCGAACCGTAGATAACGGGGAAGTCCAACTGCTCTTCCGTAGCTTCCAGACTGAACATCAGGTCGAACACCATTTCATAGACTTCTTCGGGGCGACAGTTGGGCTTGTCCACCTTGTTGACTACAACAATAGGTTTCAAACCGATCTGCAAAGCTTTCTGCAATACAAAACGGGTCTGCGGCATCGGGCCTTCAAAAGCATCCACCAACAGGATACATCCGTCGGCCATATTCAATACACGTTCCACTTCGCCACCGAAGTCGCTGTGTCCCGGAGTATCGATAATATTAATTTTCGTGTCTTTATAGCTGATAGAAACGTTTTTGGAAAGGATTGTTATCCCTCGCTCACGCTCCAAATCATTGTTATCCAACATTAATTCACCTGTGCTCTGGTTGCTGCGGAAAAGGTTTCCTGCCAGAAGCATCTTATCTACAAGCGTCGTTTTCCCATGATCGACATGGGCAATAATTGCAATGTTTCTAATATTTTGCATATAATACCTATTATTTGACCGCAAAGGTACGAATTTTACAGTATATACATCACAGAGAAAAGATTTTTTTGCTGAATATCATTGCAATATAAA
This window contains:
- a CDS encoding nitroreductase family protein; the encoded protein is MKSVKVMLLGASLLMLSACGPQVQKESEATVTEKSNSEAIIETILSRRSVRKYKPEAVNRDTMKVILECGINAPNGQNKQSWAVRVVDNPEFLNGVSEIFKQKNPKAAEDPNFKNMFRNAPTVVFIGNDTSYDCSQIDCGLLGENMVLAAWSMGIGSCCLASPTRFMTDTPEAAEYLKRLELPEGYRLLYCIAFGYPDETPAAKPRDAAKAKYVD
- the upp gene encoding uracil phosphoribosyltransferase gives rise to the protein MKVINFAETNSVLNQYMAEIRDVQVQSDRMRFRRNIERIGEIMAYEMSKELTYSEKQVQTPLGIAPVSTFDDDVVIATVFRAGLPLHAGFLNVFDRAGNAFVSAYRYYKDKECRTVDVHIEYIATPDLSGKTLLLVDPMLATGESMELAWKAFLTKGTPAKLQIACVIASRQGVEHLQKLFPGDEVSLWCGAIDPDMNEHSYIVPGLGDAGDLAFGDKL
- the pckA gene encoding phosphoenolpyruvate carboxykinase (ATP) codes for the protein MANLDLSKYGIKDVKEIIHNPSYDVLFAEETKPGLEGFEKGQVTELGAVNVMTGIYTGRSPKDKFFVMNEASKDSVWWTSEEYKNDNKPCSEEAWADLKAKAVNQLSGKRLFVVDTFCGANEATRMKVRFIMEVAWQAHFVTNMFIRPTAEELANYGEPDFVSFNASKAKVDNYKELGLNSETATVFNLKTNEQVILNTWYGGEMKKGMFSIMNYKNPLRGIASMHCSANTNMEGTDSAIFFGLSGTGKTTLSTDPKRLLIGDDEHGWDDEGVFNYEGGCYAKVINLDKESEPDIYNAIKRDALLENVTVDADGKIDFADKSTTENTRVSYPIYHINNIVKPVSKGPHAHQVIFLSADAFGVLPPVSILNPEQAQYYFLSGFTAKLAGTERGITEPTPTFSACFGAAFLSLHPTKYAEELVKKMNKVGAKAYLVNTGWNGSGKRISIKDTRGIIDAILDGSIDKAPTKVIPYFDFVVPTELPGVDPKILDPRDTYECACQWEEKAKDLAGRFIKNFAKFTGNEAGKALVAAGPKL
- a CDS encoding SusC/RagA family TonB-linked outer membrane protein: MKSIKKKRSMASHRKLHFQKVLGSMIVALALLFAGSAGAQETKTIKGMVRDVTGEPLIGASVIEKGTNNGVITDVDGNFTLTVPADATLSIAYMGYATREIHLAKRKKQGDLRVTLREDSQQLKEVVVTAMGIKKDTKRLGYAVSTIESDEIVKAGATNFASAMYGKAPGIRITQTQGGSAGAVSINVRGLTSITGNNQPLIILDGVPIRNGGTGKSTDFAEFGNDGQIRSNGLVDINPEDIESVSVLKGASATALYGSEAANGAVVITSKRAKSGKLTVDFTAQVTANLPAYLPKVQTVYGPGRYNTEYSDYEKQTGGFYQRTMNGESYRSLYNTTMSFGPKYDGSDVLYWDGKMRPYLPATDNPWKELFRTGWNQTYNLAISQGTETSSNRFSYTFMGETPNSLTGSFTKHNFKLTGSYKPARTLNIEYSLNYIVQDVKDRPQTSLNLYGSFSNMFSSFMDIPYLKQSYVTSLGYRNTYAGGDATLTPDEAWAYDPGYLNGVSNMLWNMYHHHSKETENRLIGMIRPTWQITNWLSLRAQLSTDITDTKQTLEYETERPNSLYDPSGSFQNINRRYDIVYGDVMLNFNYNIRRFDIAATLGWTGRYENMNNMRVSTNGGLVTENWFDLNASRYTASSTLQRMELLKTGYMGTLSLGWDNYLFLELTGRQERSSTLKDQSFFYPSANLSFLFSNAFRMPAWWNHGKLRLSYGVVGNAPETYAANIIYEQGSDNGFTWNYVPSSWGNANIRPEKKYEYEIGFESKFLNNRLGFDVSYYNNRVKDQILSTPQPSTSGVKYVLMNVGEVANEGWDISVSATPVLTKNFRWDLTANYGIYRNKVVKLADGVPYLEISNIGGGGAKIQAVEGRPMGDIYVQVPQMNENGEYLVSDKGLYMNQTELQKVGNINPDGVGGLFSSFSYKNIFLDFSIDFRIGGDVINEMYQYSTASGLTPESLQFRDTEHGGLSYYYPGNNNASGVPVQVDPSLGAGPNGETVYHDGVILPGVVASTGEKNTRIIPAGYYYNQTYNWGTQPEQLTYRHSVFDNSYVKLRELTIGYQFPEKLISKLGMTRLSVSVFGRNLFYFYKALKNYDAESSVGTSWASQAVVGGSTTATRNFGVSLRASF
- the typA gene encoding translational GTPase TypA, translating into MQNIRNIAIIAHVDHGKTTLVDKMLLAGNLFRSNQSTGELMLDNNDLERERGITILSKNVSISYKDTKINIIDTPGHSDFGGEVERVLNMADGCILLVDAFEGPMPQTRFVLQKALQIGLKPIVVVNKVDKPNCRPEEVYEMVFDLMFSLEATEEQLDFPVIYGSAKNNWMSTDWQKPTDNIYPLLDCILENIPAPTQLEGTPQMLVTSLDYSSYTGRIAVGRVHRGTLREGMNVSLAKRDGTIVKSKIKELHTFEGMGRVKVSEVSSGDICALVGIEGFEIGDTICDYENPEALPPIAIDEPTMSMLFTINDSPFFGKEGKFVTSRHIHDRLMKELDKNLALRVRKSEEDGKWVVSGRGVLHLSVLIETMRREGYELQVGQPQVIFKEIDGVKNEPIEELTVNVPEEYASKIIDMVTRRKGEMVKMESAGERVNLEFNMPSRGIIGLRTNVLTASAGEAIMAHRFKEYQPYKGEIERRTNGSIIAMESGTAFAYAIDKLQDRGKFFIFPQEEVYAGQVVGEHSHDNDLVVNVTKSKKLTNMRASGSDEKARLIPPVQFSLEEALEYIKGDEYVEVTPKSMRMRKVILDETERKRANKN
- a CDS encoding SusD/RagB family nutrient-binding outer membrane lipoprotein, yielding MTMDMKKINIGAFVVAGAMLMTASGCTDSDFDSKYEDPSKVNQVTISNLMVGVFQKVKDYDIYEYGRFFGFDSQFVGKYAQTFGYSYSGGMYSPGYAPAIDGQWDNLYSALMQYRKMESLYNEENDTQKAQDEAFMLAAKVQLYDFFAATVDIFGDMPFFKACTLPLTNDVNGSYAPYDKAEDIYKTILDELKDIAPRFRSATVPKNFSTQDFINLGDMEKWERYANSLRLRLAMRVATQGALQAEGRSVIKEILENPADYPLVEEQGNNIFIVNQKSGQLNFTAGHGLGDWITNRLASGPIIDRMLSHGNYDMTSNDPLSGVYVKGEDDPRILLNYNPVSITNRETGQVDEHRYLGTDLTVADELTEYYSAQAQDEVNTANKGFSQITQRGFFWENDKFDMLIMASPEIHFLKAEAYAMGYGVAQDMAKAGEEFKTAVSQSIALYYYYDSIGSGENCRRYDAPTDEEIADFANDRWNSTAYVDKLDAIITQKWLHFGFLVSREAWSDIRRTGYPSGLVFPEVSGTIPNVPNRWRYPSTEVNYNPYYKDVAGTDTYTEKLFWAK